Proteins from a single region of Streptococcus mitis:
- a CDS encoding CCA tRNA nucleotidyltransferase — MRLTQMPSEFQKALPVLEKIKEAGFEAYFVGGSVRDALLNRPIHDVDIATSSYPEETKQIFPRTADIGIEHGTVLVLDGDEEYEVTTFRTEDVYVDYRRPSAVSFVRSLEEDLKRRDFTVNAFALDETGEIIDLFHGLEDLEKQVLRAVGVASERFNEDALRIMRGFRFQASLGFELESETFKAMKTLTPLLEKISVERTFVEFDKLLLAPFWRRGLASMIESQAYDYLPDMAASQDKLNRLFDLETDFTFESSEQAWAALLWALEIENAQPFLKAWKTSRQFAKQVQDLLTILALREKGELSKRDCYRFDLDLLLQAENLRQAQGKEVNPQAITETYQSLTIHDKKEIQINGGILIKEYDYQPGPDLGEILTEIEYAIVDGTLENDRQAIHAYLREKK; from the coding sequence ATGAGATTAACGCAAATGCCTTCTGAATTTCAGAAGGCTTTACCAGTATTAGAAAAAATTAAAGAAGCAGGCTTTGAGGCCTATTTTGTTGGGGGTTCCGTCAGAGATGCCCTTCTCAATCGTCCCATCCATGATGTGGATATTGCGACGTCTTCTTATCCAGAAGAGACCAAGCAGATTTTTCCTCGAACAGCCGATATCGGAATCGAACATGGAACCGTCTTGGTCTTAGATGGGGATGAGGAGTATGAGGTAACCACTTTTCGGACAGAGGATGTCTATGTGGACTATCGCAGACCCAGTGCGGTTTCCTTTGTGCGTTCGCTAGAAGAAGATCTCAAACGCCGTGATTTTACAGTCAATGCCTTTGCCTTGGATGAGACAGGAGAAATCATTGACTTGTTCCATGGTTTAGAAGATTTGGAAAAGCAAGTCTTACGAGCAGTTGGAGTGGCTAGTGAGCGTTTCAACGAAGACGCTCTGCGGATTATGCGTGGTTTTCGTTTTCAGGCTAGTCTTGGCTTTGAGCTTGAGTCAGAAACATTTAAAGCTATGAAGACTTTGACGCCACTTTTGGAGAAAATTTCTGTGGAGCGTACCTTCGTTGAGTTTGATAAACTCTTGCTGGCTCCATTTTGGAGAAGGGGCTTGGCTTCCATGATTGAGAGTCAAGCTTATGACTATCTCCCTGATATGGCAGCTAGCCAGGACAAGCTTAACAGACTGTTTGATTTGGAGACTGATTTCACCTTTGAATCCTCTGAACAAGCCTGGGCGGCTTTACTGTGGGCTTTGGAGATTGAAAATGCGCAGCCATTTTTGAAAGCTTGGAAGACCTCACGTCAGTTTGCCAAGCAAGTTCAGGATTTGCTGACTATTTTGGCCTTGCGTGAAAAGGGAGAATTGAGCAAGCGCGATTGTTATCGCTTTGACTTGGATTTACTTTTACAGGCTGAAAATCTTCGTCAGGCCCAAGGAAAAGAAGTCAACCCACAAGCCATCACAGAAACCTATCAGAGTTTGACCATTCATGACAAGAAAGAAATCCAAATCAACGGTGGTATTTTGATTAAGGAATATGACTATCAGCCGGGCCCAGACTTGGGAGAGATTTTAACAGAAATTGAATATGCCATTGTCGATGGAACATTGGAAAATGACCGACAAGCCATCCATGCTTATCTGAGGGAGAAAAAATGA
- a CDS encoding ABC-F family ATP-binding cassette domain-containing protein has translation MSDFIVEKLSKSVGDKTVFKDISFIIHDLDRIGLIGVNGTGKTTLLDVLSGVSGFDGDVSPFSAKNDYQIGYLTQDPDFDDSKTVLDTVLSSDLKEIQLIREYELIMLNYSEDKQARLERVMAEMDSLQAWEIESQVKTVLSKLGIQELSTPVGELSGGLRRRVQLAQVLLGNHDLLLLDEPTNHLDIATIEWLTLFLKNSKKTVLFITHDRYFLDALSTRIFELDRAGLTEYQGNYQDYVRLKSEQDERDAVLLHKKEQLYKQELAWMRRQPQARATKQQARINRFHDLKKEVSGSTAETDLTMNFETSRIGKKVIEFQDVSFAYENKPILQDFNLLVQAKDRIGIVGDNGVGKSTLLNLITGSLEPTEGQVVIGETVRIAYFSQQIEGLDESKRVINYLQEVAEEVKTSGGSTTSIAELLEQFLFPRSTHGTLIEKLSGGEKKRLYLLKLLLEKPNVLLLDEPTNDLDIATLTVLENFLQGFAGPVLTVSHDRYFLDKVATKILAFEDGKIRPFFGHYTDYLDEKVFETEMANQVQKAEKEKVVKVREDKKRMTYQEKQEWASIEGDIEALENRIAAIEEEMQANGSDFGKLATLQKELDEKNEALLEKYERYEYLSELT, from the coding sequence ATGAGTGATTTTATCGTTGAAAAACTAAGTAAATCCGTCGGTGACAAGACCGTTTTTAAGGATATTTCCTTTATTATCCATGACCTAGACAGAATTGGTCTGATTGGTGTCAATGGAACAGGGAAGACCACCCTTTTAGATGTTCTTTCTGGTGTTTCTGGCTTTGATGGGGATGTCAGTCCCTTTTCAGCTAAGAATGATTACCAGATTGGTTACTTGACCCAAGATCCTGATTTTGATGATAGCAAGACGGTATTGGATACAGTCCTATCCAGCGATCTCAAGGAGATACAGCTTATTCGTGAGTATGAATTGATCATGCTCAACTACAGTGAGGACAAGCAGGCGCGTTTGGAACGGGTTATGGCGGAAATGGACTCTCTCCAAGCTTGGGAAATTGAGAGTCAGGTCAAGACGGTTCTTAGCAAGCTGGGCATTCAGGAATTATCTACTCCTGTCGGGGAATTGTCAGGTGGCCTAAGAAGACGGGTCCAGTTGGCGCAAGTTCTTCTTGGCAACCACGACCTCTTGCTTTTGGATGAGCCGACCAACCATCTGGATATTGCGACTATTGAGTGGCTGACCCTCTTTTTGAAAAATTCTAAGAAGACCGTCCTTTTTATCACCCACGATCGCTATTTCCTAGACGCTTTGTCAACTCGGATTTTCGAATTGGATCGCGCAGGCTTGACCGAATATCAGGGCAATTATCAGGACTATGTTCGCCTAAAGTCAGAACAGGATGAGCGCGACGCGGTTCTTCTTCACAAAAAAGAACAACTCTACAAACAAGAATTGGCCTGGATGCGCAGACAACCGCAGGCGCGTGCGACCAAGCAGCAGGCTCGTATCAATCGTTTCCATGACCTGAAAAAGGAAGTTTCAGGCAGTACTGCTGAGACAGACTTGACTATGAACTTTGAAACCAGTCGGATTGGGAAGAAAGTTATCGAGTTTCAGGATGTTTCTTTTGCCTATGAAAACAAGCCTATTTTGCAAGATTTTAATCTCTTGGTGCAGGCCAAAGATCGTATCGGAATCGTTGGGGATAACGGTGTTGGGAAATCAACTCTGCTCAATCTGATTACAGGAAGTCTTGAGCCAACTGAAGGACAAGTTGTGATTGGGGAAACTGTTCGCATCGCCTATTTCTCTCAGCAAATTGAGGGCTTGGATGAAAGCAAGCGAGTGATTAATTATTTGCAGGAAGTGGCAGAAGAGGTCAAGACCAGCGGTGGTTCTACGACTTCGATTGCAGAGCTGCTGGAGCAGTTTCTTTTCCCACGTTCGACGCATGGAACCTTGATTGAGAAATTGTCAGGGGGAGAGAAAAAACGTCTTTATCTTCTCAAATTGCTCTTGGAAAAACCAAATGTTCTTCTTTTAGATGAGCCAACCAATGATTTGGATATTGCAACCTTGACAGTTTTGGAGAATTTCTTGCAAGGTTTTGCTGGTCCAGTTTTGACAGTTAGCCATGACCGTTATTTCTTAGATAAGGTAGCGACCAAGATTCTCGCTTTTGAGGATGGCAAGATTCGTCCTTTCTTTGGTCATTATACCGATTATCTTGATGAAAAAGTCTTTGAAACAGAGATGGCCAATCAAGTGCAAAAAGCCGAAAAGGAAAAAGTCGTTAAGGTTCGAGAAGACAAGAAACGCATGACCTACCAAGAAAAGCAGGAGTGGGCAAGTATTGAAGGCGATATTGAAGCTTTGGAAAATCGTATCGCTGCTATTGAAGAGGAGATGCAGGCTAATGGGTCCGACTTTGGTAAGCTGGCTACTCTCCAAAAAGAACTAGATGAGAAAAACGAAGCACTCCTTGAAAAATATGAACGCTATGAATATCTAAGTGAGTTGACATGA
- the mntE gene encoding CDF family manganese efflux transporter MntE, translated as MKQSISNLKLAERGAIISISTYLILSAAKLATGHLLHSSSLVADGFNNVSDIIGNVALLIGIRMARQPADRDHRFGHWKIEDLASLITSIIMFYVGFDVLRDTIQKILSHEETVIDPLGATLGIMSAAIMFVVYLYNTRLSKKSNSKALKAAAKDNLSDAVTSLGTTIAILASSFNYPIVDKLVAIIITFFILKTAYDIFIESSFSLSDGFDDRLLEEYQKAIMEIPKISKVKSQRGRTYGSNIYLDITLEMNPDLSVYESHEIADQVESMLEERFGVFDIDVHIEPAPIPEDEILDNVYKKLLMREQLIDQGNQLEELLADDFVYIRQDGEQMDKEAYKAEKDLNSAIKDIQITSISQKTKLICYELDGIIHTSIWRRHETWQNIFHQETKKEDKQ; from the coding sequence ATGAAGCAATCTATCTCAAATCTCAAGTTAGCTGAACGTGGGGCCATTATCAGTATTTCGACCTATTTGATCTTGTCTGCAGCCAAATTAGCAACTGGGCACCTCCTCCATTCATCCAGTTTGGTGGCAGATGGTTTTAACAACGTATCGGATATCATTGGAAATGTGGCCCTCTTGATTGGGATTCGGATGGCGCGCCAGCCTGCAGACCGAGACCACCGTTTTGGCCACTGGAAGATTGAGGATTTGGCTAGCTTAATCACTTCCATCATCATGTTTTATGTCGGTTTCGATGTACTTCGGGATACCATTCAAAAAATTCTCAGTCATGAAGAAACGGTCATTGATCCTCTTGGTGCAACTCTAGGAATTATGTCTGCAGCAATCATGTTTGTGGTCTATCTCTACAATACTCGTCTCAGTAAGAAATCCAACTCCAAGGCACTGAAGGCTGCCGCTAAGGACAATCTTTCTGATGCTGTCACCTCACTTGGTACTACCATTGCCATCCTAGCCAGCAGTTTCAATTATCCCATTGTGGATAAACTGGTTGCTATCATCATCACTTTCTTTATCTTGAAAACTGCCTATGATATCTTTATCGAGTCTTCCTTTAGTCTTTCAGATGGTTTTGATGACCGTCTGCTTGAGGAATATCAAAAGGCCATTATGGAAATTCCCAAAATCAGCAAGGTTAAGTCCCAAAGAGGTCGTACCTACGGTAGCAACATCTACCTGGATATTACGCTGGAAATGAATCCCGACTTGTCTGTTTATGAGAGTCATGAAATCGCGGATCAAGTCGAGTCTATGCTGGAGGAACGTTTTGGAGTCTTTGATATCGATGTCCATATCGAACCAGCACCTATACCTGAGGATGAGATTTTGGACAATGTCTATAAAAAATTGCTTATGCGTGAACAATTGATTGACCAAGGAAATCAACTGGAAGAACTCTTGGCTGATGATTTTGTCTATATTCGTCAGGATGGAGAACAGATGGATAAAGAGGCATATAAAGCCGAAAAAGACTTGAATTCTGCTATCAAGGATATCCAAATCACTTCCATCAGTCAGAAAACAAAACTCATCTGCTATGAGTTAGATGGTATCATCCATACCAGTATCTGGCGCCGTCACGAAACTTGGCAAAATATCTTTCATCAAGAAACTAAAAAAGAAGACAAACAATGA
- a CDS encoding cation-translocating P-type ATPase codes for MSKEQKRQAFYTQSPEEVLKAVDATEQGLSSSEAEKRLAEFGHNELEEGEKRSILVKFIEQFKDLMIIILVAAAILSVVTSGGEDIADAIIILAVVIINAAFGVYQEGKAEEAIEALKSMSSPAARVLRDGHMAEIDSKELVPGDIVALEAGDVVPADLRLLEANSLKIEEAALTGESVPVEKDLTVELATDAGIGDRVNMAFQNSNVTYGRGLGVVVNTGMYTEVGHIAGMLQDADETDTPLKQNLNNLSKVLTYAILVIALVTFVVGVFIQGKDPLGELMTSVALAVAAIPEGLPAIVTIVLALGTQVLAKRNSIVRKLPAVETLGSTEIIASDKTGTLTMNKMTVEKVFYDAVLHDSADDIELGLEMPLLRSVVLANDTKIDVEGNLIGDPTETAFIQYALDKGYDVKGFLEKYPRVAELPFDSERKLMSTVHPLPDGRFLVAVKGAPDQLLKRCVLRDKAGDIAPIDEKVTNLIHTNNSEMAHQALRVLAGAYKIIDSIPENLTSEELENDLIFTGLIGMIDPERPEAAEAVRVAKEAGIRPIMITGDHQDTAEAIAKRLGIIDANDTEGHVLTGAELNELSDEDFEKVVGQYSVYARVSPEHKVRIVKAWQKQGKVVAMTGDGVNDAPALKTADIGIGMGITGTEVSKGASDMILADDNFATIIVAVEEGRKVFSNIQKTIQYLLSANTAEVLTIFLSTLFGWDVLQPVHLLWINLVTDTFPAIALGVEPAEPGVMNHKPRGRKASFFSGGVLSSIIYQGVLQAAIVMSVYGLALLYPVHVGDNHAIHADALTMAFATLGLIQLFHAYNVKSVYQSILTVGPFKSKTFNWSILVSFILLMATIVVEPLEGIFHVTKLDLSQWGIVMAGSFSMIIIVEIVKFIQRKLGFDKNAI; via the coding sequence ATGTCAAAAGAACAAAAACGCCAAGCGTTTTACACTCAGAGTCCTGAAGAGGTCTTGAAGGCTGTGGATGCGACCGAGCAAGGTTTGTCATCAAGTGAGGCGGAAAAGCGCCTTGCAGAATTTGGCCACAATGAACTCGAAGAAGGCGAGAAACGATCAATCCTGGTCAAATTTATCGAGCAATTTAAGGATTTGATGATTATCATCCTAGTTGCGGCAGCTATTTTGTCAGTTGTGACTTCTGGTGGGGAAGATATCGCAGATGCCATTATCATCCTAGCCGTGGTTATCATTAACGCTGCCTTTGGTGTTTACCAAGAAGGAAAAGCCGAAGAAGCCATCGAAGCCCTCAAATCCATGTCAAGTCCAGCTGCCCGCGTTCTTCGCGATGGTCACATGGCTGAGATTGATTCAAAAGAATTGGTTCCTGGTGATATCGTTGCCCTCGAAGCAGGTGATGTTGTACCTGCAGACCTACGTTTGCTAGAAGCCAACTCTCTTAAAATCGAAGAAGCAGCTCTTACAGGTGAGTCTGTGCCAGTCGAAAAAGACTTGACAGTTGAACTTGCTACAGATGCTGGTATCGGTGATCGTGTCAACATGGCCTTCCAAAACTCTAACGTTACTTATGGTCGTGGTCTTGGTGTTGTTGTCAATACTGGTATGTATACTGAAGTTGGTCATATTGCTGGTATGCTTCAAGATGCGGATGAGACTGATACACCACTCAAACAAAACTTGAACAACCTTTCTAAGGTCTTGACCTATGCAATTTTGGTCATTGCCCTTGTTACTTTTGTAGTGGGTGTTTTCATTCAAGGGAAAGATCCACTTGGTGAGTTGATGACCTCTGTTGCGCTTGCTGTTGCAGCCATTCCAGAAGGGCTTCCTGCTATCGTAACCATCGTTCTTGCCCTAGGTACTCAAGTTTTAGCCAAACGAAACTCTATCGTTCGGAAGTTGCCAGCAGTAGAAACACTTGGTTCAACTGAAATCATCGCTTCTGATAAGACTGGTACGCTGACTATGAACAAGATGACAGTCGAAAAAGTCTTCTACGATGCAGTCCTACATGACTCAGCTGATGACATTGAACTGGGTCTTGAAATGCCGCTTCTACGTTCAGTAGTCTTGGCTAATGATACTAAGATTGATGTGGAAGGTAACTTGATTGGTGACCCAACCGAAACAGCCTTTATCCAATATGCCTTGGACAAGGGCTACGATGTCAAAGGATTCTTAGAGAAATATCCTCGTGTGGCTGAGTTGCCATTTGATTCTGAACGTAAGCTCATGTCAACGGTTCACCCGTTGCCAGATGGTCGTTTCCTTGTAGCAGTCAAAGGTGCGCCAGACCAACTCTTGAAACGTTGTGTTCTTCGTGATAAGGCTGGGGATATTGCTCCGATTGATGAGAAGGTTACAAACCTCATTCACACAAACAACTCTGAAATGGCTCACCAAGCCTTGCGTGTCCTTGCTGGTGCTTATAAGATTATTGATAGTATTCCAGAAAATCTGACTTCTGAAGAGCTTGAAAATGATTTAATCTTCACTGGTTTGATTGGAATGATTGACCCTGAACGTCCTGAGGCAGCTGAGGCTGTTCGTGTAGCCAAGGAAGCTGGAATCCGTCCAATCATGATTACGGGTGACCATCAAGACACTGCAGAAGCTATTGCTAAACGTTTGGGAATCATTGATGCAAATGATACAGAAGGTCACGTTTTAACTGGTGCTGAGCTCAACGAACTATCTGATGAAGACTTTGAAAAAGTAGTTGGTCAATACTCTGTTTATGCCCGTGTGTCTCCAGAGCACAAGGTTCGTATTGTGAAGGCTTGGCAAAAACAAGGTAAAGTCGTTGCCATGACAGGTGACGGTGTCAATGATGCACCAGCTCTGAAAACAGCCGATATCGGTATCGGTATGGGAATCACTGGTACAGAGGTTTCTAAGGGTGCATCTGACATGATCCTTGCAGATGATAACTTTGCGACTATTATCGTTGCAGTTGAAGAAGGACGTAAGGTCTTCTCAAATATTCAAAAGACTATTCAGTACCTACTTTCTGCCAATACTGCTGAAGTATTAACTATCTTCCTATCAACCTTGTTTGGTTGGGATGTCTTACAGCCAGTTCATCTTTTGTGGATCAACTTGGTAACCGATACTTTCCCAGCTATCGCTCTAGGTGTTGAGCCAGCTGAGCCTGGTGTCATGAACCATAAACCACGTGGACGCAAGGCAAGCTTCTTCTCAGGTGGTGTTTTGAGTTCTATCATCTATCAAGGTGTACTCCAAGCAGCTATTGTTATGAGTGTTTATGGCCTTGCTCTTCTTTACCCAGTTCACGTGGGTGATAATCATGCCATTCATGCAGATGCCCTTACTATGGCCTTTGCAACCCTTGGTTTGATTCAACTCTTCCATGCCTATAATGTCAAGTCTGTTTACCAATCCATCTTGACAGTTGGCCCATTCAAGTCTAAGACTTTCAATTGGTCTATCTTGGTATCCTTCATCCTTCTCATGGCAACAATCGTCGTAGAACCGCTTGAAGGTATCTTCCACGTAACCAAACTAGACTTGTCTCAATGGGGAATTGTTATGGCTGGAAGCTTCTCAATGATTATCATTGTCGAAATCGTTAAATTTATCCAACGTAAACTCGGTTTTGACAAGAATGCGATTTAA
- a CDS encoding peptide deformylase has product MEKKIVKDILFLSQVSQPASQEDLYLARDLQDTLLENRETCVGLAANMIGVQKRVIIFNLGLVPVVMFNPVLLSFEGAYETEEGCLSLVGVRPTKRYETIRVAYRDSKWQEQTITLTGFPAQICQHELDHLEGRII; this is encoded by the coding sequence GTGGAGAAGAAAATTGTAAAGGATATTTTATTTTTATCTCAGGTGTCTCAACCGGCAAGTCAAGAAGATCTTTATCTTGCCAGAGATTTGCAGGATACACTCTTAGAAAATCGCGAGACCTGTGTTGGTTTAGCTGCCAATATGATTGGGGTGCAGAAGCGCGTGATTATCTTTAATCTTGGCCTGGTTCCTGTTGTCATGTTTAACCCAGTGCTCCTGTCTTTTGAAGGAGCTTATGAGACAGAGGAAGGCTGTTTGTCCTTGGTAGGTGTGAGACCTACTAAGCGCTATGAAACTATAAGGGTTGCCTATCGTGACAGCAAGTGGCAGGAACAGACCATTACCTTGACAGGCTTCCCAGCCCAGATTTGCCAGCATGAACTGGATCACTTGGAAGGACGAATCATTTAG
- the yaaA gene encoding peroxide stress protein YaaA, with protein MKILIPTAKEMNTDLPSIEAAPLKPESQAVLDALALYSASQMESFYKVSAEKAAEEFQNIQALKRQRAQHYPALKLFDGLMYRHIKRDKLTEAEQTYLANHVFITSALYGVIPALSPMAPHRLDFLMKLKVAGKTLKSHWKSAYDEAVKKEEMIFSLLSSEFETVFSKEIREKMVTFKFMEDKGGQQKIHSTISKKARGAFLTALIENQVQTVEEARRLSFAGFTYREDLSQPQELVFVKEV; from the coding sequence ATGAAAATTTTAATCCCAACAGCAAAAGAAATGAACACAGACTTGCCTAGTATCGAAGCAGCTCCTTTAAAACCAGAAAGTCAGGCGGTACTTGATGCCTTGGCTCTCTATTCTGCTAGTCAAATGGAGAGTTTTTACAAGGTTTCAGCAGAGAAAGCTGCGGAAGAATTTCAAAATATTCAGGCTTTGAAAAGGCAAAGAGCTCAACATTACCCAGCTCTGAAACTTTTTGATGGGCTTATGTATCGCCATATCAAGCGAGATAAATTGACCGAGGCAGAACAAACCTATCTTGCAAATCATGTCTTCATTACCTCGGCTTTGTACGGAGTCATTCCAGCCTTGTCACCTATGGCCCCTCACCGTTTGGACTTTTTGATGAAATTAAAGGTCGCTGGTAAGACTTTGAAGAGCCATTGGAAGTCAGCCTACGATGAAGCTGTGAAGAAGGAAGAAATGATTTTCTCTCTCTTGTCGTCCGAGTTTGAGACTGTGTTTTCTAAGGAAATCAGAGAAAAAATGGTAACCTTCAAATTCATGGAGGACAAGGGTGGTCAGCAGAAGATTCATTCAACTATTTCAAAGAAAGCGCGTGGTGCCTTCTTGACAGCTCTGATAGAAAATCAAGTACAGACGGTGGAGGAAGCACGTCGCTTAAGTTTTGCAGGATTTACCTACCGAGAAGATTTGTCCCAGCCACAGGAATTGGTTTTTGTAAAGGAAGTATAG
- a CDS encoding M protein trans-acting positive regulator PRD domain-containing protein, which translates to MRNLLSTKDQRQLRLMETLIQNRNWMKLHELAEKLGCTERILKSDLNELRLAFPSIDIQSSVNGIMIDLEVNTSVEDIYQYFLANSQSFQLLEYLFFNEGLPIYRTIENLHSSNANLYRLGRNITKTLSTQFQIELSFTPSEIRGNEIDIRYFFAQYFSERYYFLDWPFPDLPEEDLTEFADFFYKITNYPMRFSIYRMYKLMIAISIYRIKNGHFIDLPNHFYDEYYPILESIPNFEEILGYFSQVFELEITPDIIAQIFISFIQSNIFLDPQEFFNSLEENSEARHSYQLLSQILERLSKQYKITFTNHDELIWHLHNTAFFERQEIFSTPILFEQKALTIKKFEVYFPDFMGSARQELAQYRQAIGQHDHPEQLEHLMYTILTHAENLSTQLLENRPPIKVLIISNFDHAISLTFVDMLSYYCNNRFTFDTWDELKTSPEILNQTDYDIIVSNFYIPGITKKFICRNHLSIMDLVNHLNCLSNEIHISNTL; encoded by the coding sequence ATGAGAAACCTTTTATCCACAAAAGATCAAAGACAATTACGCTTAATGGAAACCCTAATTCAGAATCGTAATTGGATGAAATTACATGAACTAGCCGAAAAATTAGGATGTACAGAACGAATTTTAAAAAGTGATTTAAATGAATTACGTCTTGCCTTTCCATCTATTGACATCCAATCTTCTGTTAACGGAATCATGATAGATTTAGAAGTTAACACTAGTGTAGAAGATATTTATCAATATTTTCTTGCTAATTCTCAATCTTTTCAATTACTAGAGTATCTGTTTTTTAATGAGGGGCTACCTATTTATCGAACAATAGAAAATCTTCACTCTAGTAATGCCAACCTTTATCGACTGGGCAGAAATATTACAAAAACTCTATCAACTCAATTCCAAATTGAACTATCATTTACTCCATCCGAAATACGTGGCAATGAAATCGATATTCGCTATTTTTTTGCCCAATATTTTTCTGAGCGCTATTATTTCCTAGATTGGCCTTTTCCTGACCTTCCTGAGGAAGATTTAACAGAATTTGCTGACTTCTTCTATAAAATCACGAATTATCCAATGCGATTTTCAATTTATAGAATGTACAAACTGATGATAGCTATCAGTATTTACCGCATCAAAAATGGTCATTTTATCGACTTACCAAATCATTTCTACGATGAATACTACCCTATTTTGGAAAGTATTCCAAATTTTGAAGAGATACTAGGCTATTTTTCTCAAGTATTTGAACTTGAAATCACTCCAGATATCATTGCACAAATTTTTATTTCCTTTATTCAAAGTAACATTTTCTTAGATCCTCAAGAATTCTTCAACTCTTTAGAAGAGAACAGTGAAGCAAGACACTCTTACCAATTACTGAGTCAAATACTAGAACGCCTATCAAAACAATATAAGATTACTTTTACCAACCACGATGAGCTGATTTGGCATTTACACAACACCGCTTTCTTTGAAAGACAGGAAATCTTTTCTACCCCAATCTTATTTGAACAAAAAGCATTGACGATTAAAAAGTTTGAAGTTTACTTCCCAGACTTTATGGGGAGTGCGCGTCAAGAACTGGCTCAATACCGTCAGGCAATTGGACAGCATGACCATCCTGAACAGTTGGAACACTTGATGTACACCATCTTAACCCATGCTGAAAACCTCTCTACTCAGTTGTTAGAAAATCGACCACCTATCAAGGTTTTAATTATCAGTAACTTTGACCATGCTATATCCCTTACCTTTGTTGATATGCTTTCCTACTACTGTAATAACCGCTTTACCTTCGATACTTGGGATGAATTGAAAACAAGTCCTGAGATTTTAAATCAGACAGATTACGATATCATCGTGTCTAATTTTTATATTCCAGGGATTACCAAGAAGTTTATTTGCCGAAACCATCTGTCAATCATGGATTTGGTTAATCATCTTAACTGTTTATCAAATGAGATTCATATATCCAATACTTTATAA